AGTATACCATCGCCGACCTGATCACGGGCTTTGGCGTGGCCGAAGCCGTGCGCCACTACTACAACATCTGGGGCGGCACGTTCGAGGGCAAGCGCGCCATCATACAAGGCTGGGGAAACGTTGGCGCTGCTGCCGCTTATTACCTGGCAGCCAAAGGCGCTGTGATCACCGGCATCATCGACCGGCAGGGCGGTTTGATAAACGAAAAGGGCTTCACCTTCGATGAAATTACGAACCTGTTTCTCAACCGCCAGGGCAATGCGCTAAATCCGCAGGGGCTGCTACCTTTTGAGGAAGTAAACAGCCGCATCTGGTCTCTCGGGGCCGAGATCTTTATACCGGCGGCCGCCTCCCGCCTGGTTACCCGCCCGCAGCTCGAACAAATGATCGGCAGTGGCCTGGAAGTGATCTCGAGCGGCGCCAACGTGCCTTTCCAGGATCCCGAGATCTTCTTTGGCCCCACCGGCGAGTTTGCCGACCACAATGTATCGGTCATACCTGACTTTATTGCTAACTGCGGCATGGCGCGCGTATTTGCGTACCTGATGGAAAACGAAGTGGAAATTACCGACGAGGCGATCTTCTCCGACATCTCAGACACCATTAAACGTGCCCTGGAGAAAACCTACAGGCAGAACACGCTGAAAACCGAGATCGCTAAAACATCTTTTGAAATAGCGCTTAGCCAGCTGCTTTAACCTGCATTGCTTATGCTCTGGAGAGATTTTCTGAACTATGAGTTTCTGGGCAACACGGTAACCAACTACCTGTGGTTTGCAGGCATCCTGCTGTTTGGCTTTCTTTTTAAGACCATGCTCTCCAAGCTGCTGTCCGGGCTTATGTTCCGGGTAGTGAAGCGCTTCTCGCAGGAAGACAACCTGCCTGTGTTCCGGCGATTGCTGTTGCAGCCTCTGGAGATGTTGCTCTTTCTGGTATTCTTATACTTCGCTTTTAAGTCGCTCGATTACCCGCTGGACCCGACGCAGGCCATCCGTAAAAATGAGCCTTTCCTGAAAACGTTCATGCTGCGCACCTACCAGGTGTTTGTGATCGTAGCCGTTACATGGGCGGTGCTGCGCTTTGTTGATTTTATCGCGCACATGCTCAGCCACCGTGCCGAGCGCACTTCCTCTAAGCTGGACGATCAGCTGGTGCCTTTTTTTAAGGACTTCACCAAGGTGTTTATTGCCATCCTTTCGTTTCTGGTAATGCTGGGAACGGTATTTGGCGTAAACGTGGCGGGCCTTATTGCCGGACTGGGCGTGGGCGGTCTGGCCATTGCCTTTGCGGCCAAAGAAAGTATAGAGAACCTGCTGGCGTCCTTTACCATTTTCCTGGATCAGCCCTTTGTGGTAGGCGACCTGGTGCAGGTAGCTGATATTACGGGCACGGTAGAGAAGATCGGTTTCCGGAGCACACGCATCCGCACGCTGGAGAAAAGCTTTGTAACGTTGCCCAACAAGTTCATGATCGACAAGGCGCTGGACAACCTGTCGCTGCGCACGTTCCGCCGGGCAAATTTTATGATCAACCTTACCTACAATACCACCTCGGCGCAAATGCGCGCCATCGTGCGGGAGTTGCAGGAGTATATCGATCAGCACCCGAGCACGAACCAGGACGGCCGGATCCGTTTTTCAGCTTTGTCGCCTTCTTCCAAGGACGTGATGGTGTTATACTTTGTAGATACCATGGACTGGAACGAGTACATCAACGTGAAGGAGGAGATCAACTATAAGATCGTGGAGATTGTGGAGCGGAACGGGGCTCAATTTGCCTTCCCGAGCCAGACAGTATACCTGGAGCGGAAGCCAGCGCCTGAACCGGCAGAGGCCGAGCAACCCATGGCCGCCGGCTTTCCGGCCACCGATCTGCAATAAGGAAAATAAAAAAGCCGGAGAAGCTCCGGCTTTTTTTCACCCTTATTTTTTTTAGAATTACTCAATCACTTTAAGCAGCTTTTGGTAAACGCCTGCGCGGTAATATCACCGCAGCAAGAAATCAGTTTTACGCCAAGCCTCCTCTCCGCTCATTTCCTTCTGCGGGCTTTTTGTAGTTTTGATTTGTTTAACGCCCCCAGCATATAATGGTTATTAGCAATGTATAATTTTTCCGATGCAAGGTTATATTTGTTAGTGAACAGACTAAAATAAGAAGCCAACAGTTGATAGCACTCTTTTGATGGCAGCGTTAAGGTGAATGAGGGCCGTTTATAACACCGCGCTTATGTATGGCCGGCGTGCCGCCACTAGTAGCGATGCTGCCCAAAGTATGAGAAGGGCGTTGCTAAGACAAGTATGCTGCCTGCCAGGCGCGGCCTCCGGCTAAAAAGTATGGCAGAACATGACCAGATACGGAGTGCCTGCGCGCGCTGTTTTATACTTGGGGGTTAATCAAAGTCAAAATACTGGCCTTCTTCCAGCTCCACTTCTTTTTCCTTTGGCTTGGGCTTTTTTCCGCGGAGCAGCTCTCTCAGCTCCTGCCCTTCCTGCTTCAGGTCCGTCTTTATTTTCTGGCGCACCCGTTCCTTGTCGTAAGCTATCTTAAAGTTGTTTTCCTTGCCCTTGAGCGTCAGGAACAGAAAGCTGTTGCCGGCATCAGTATCTTCGGCCACCAAGCCATATACGGCATCCTTATCGGGGCGCTGTTTGCTGAACAAGGGCAGCTTGATCTTGTAGTTCATGTCCTGGTCAAAAGTATGGGTGCCCGAAATAGAGACCGATGGCACGGCTGCCAGGCTGGTGCGGATGTCCATCTCCGGGATGTAAAGCGTACGCTCCTGTATCCAGAAACTATTGTGCAGCTCGGCAAAACGCATGTTGGCCAGCTCGTTGCGCTTCACAAACGTCGACATTTTCTGCATGGGCGCAAAGTTCAGCAGCTGCCCGTTTCGGACGGTGGCTACTATTTCGGCCTGCAGCAGGTCGGTCTTCGGGTTCAGCTGGCTGTCTAAGTATACTTCCGATACAATGTCGGCCGTGAGCTGCCCGCGCAGGTGGCGGTCTTCGATAAAGTTCTGGTGGAAATTCTCGAACACATAAAATAAGCTGTCCACGCTCATGTTCTGGAGCCTGGAGGAGGTGCTTACCTTGATGTGGTTGCGGGTGCGGGCATCCAGCGAGCCGCGCACGGCAAAGTTGCCGCCGGCAGCACTTAACGAAATATTGGGCGAAGTGACCACCTGGTTGCGCAGCTTCACCTCGCCCTGGATGTTTTTGCCCAGAAAGCGCCGGAAGCGCATGCGGTTGATGTCAGCGCTCAGGTCGAAGGCGATATTGGGCGACACCGTGAAGCGGTAATCTGAGCCACTGCCACTACCTTTACGCGCGCCTTCGGGCGTGTTGAGCTCCTCGCTCAGCAGTTGGTCGAAGTTGAGGTAATTGCTTTTAAAATCGGCCTCCACCAGCAGGCGCTGCCGGTCCAGCAGCAGCCAGGCCATCATGTTGCGGAACATGCCGTTGATCACAAAATCAGACTGGCCCAGCTTGCCTTTAAAATCCGATACGGCCACGTCGTTGCGCTTAAACATCAGGTTACCGTTCAGGTTAGCGATCGGCAGGGGCAGCTCCTCCAGCGCCAGCGACACGTTATGCAGCGTAATGTCGCCGGTGGTGTTCAGGGTGCTGTTGCCGGGCTGCGCCTTAAATTCTTTCAGGTTACCCGAAAAAGCAATCCGTACGTCGGCCAGCCCGCTGCCGCTGCGCACTTCCTGCAGTTTGGCCAACCCCAGCACATAGCCTACATCCAGCATGCCCTGCACATCAAAAGCAATAGTAGGGTTGTTGAAGTTGCTATACCTGAAGTTGCCGGAAAATTTGCGCCCGTTCAGCACGCCGCTCAGGTTCTTGAGCTCCACTACCGAGGTGGCGGCACTGTGGCTGCGGCCGTTGGTAAAGCTGCCCGTCAGGTTTATCTTATCAATATGTTGCTTGGCATCGGGATGATAAAATGAGGCATTGCGCGCCCCAAAGTTAAACGCCACCTGTGGCATCTTTTTAGCCGATAACTCGCCTTTTACCGTCCCGTTAAAATAGATCGCGCCTTCGCTCCGGTACTGGTGCAGCTCTTTGGTCATACTTTGGGGCAGCAGCGAGAGCAGCGATTG
This window of the Pontibacter liquoris genome carries:
- a CDS encoding AsmA-like C-terminal region-containing protein; the encoded protein is MLFYAIAIPAVVMGIALALVYTYQDKIIGLFVTEANKHIKTKVEVGQLSLSLFEKFPNVAVTLAQVNVHEGVPGSKASLAQAGKLYFTFSLLDLLRGKYTVKQLFMEQGAIFVKVLPDGSVNYHILAEDTTSNEPSDFAFALEEVHLQQVALHYTDQQLNQTFEVDAHTLQAGLGITPESIALEAKGNTTIHTIKIGTNEYFKGKKVTLASSLTINRPARTVQLRPSVVQVEGAAYEVSGTVGYSGPTILDLKLAGKNTNVQSLLSLLPQSMTKELHQYRSEGAIYFNGTVKGELSAKKMPQVAFNFGARNASFYHPDAKQHIDKINLTGSFTNGRSHSAATSVVELKNLSGVLNGRKFSGNFRYSNFNNPTIAFDVQGMLDVGYVLGLAKLQEVRSGSGLADVRIAFSGNLKEFKAQPGNSTLNTTGDITLHNVSLALEELPLPIANLNGNLMFKRNDVAVSDFKGKLGQSDFVINGMFRNMMAWLLLDRQRLLVEADFKSNYLNFDQLLSEELNTPEGARKGSGSGSDYRFTVSPNIAFDLSADINRMRFRRFLGKNIQGEVKLRNQVVTSPNISLSAAGGNFAVRGSLDARTRNHIKVSTSSRLQNMSVDSLFYVFENFHQNFIEDRHLRGQLTADIVSEVYLDSQLNPKTDLLQAEIVATVRNGQLLNFAPMQKMSTFVKRNELANMRFAELHNSFWIQERTLYIPEMDIRTSLAAVPSVSISGTHTFDQDMNYKIKLPLFSKQRPDKDAVYGLVAEDTDAGNSFLFLTLKGKENNFKIAYDKERVRQKIKTDLKQEGQELRELLRGKKPKPKEKEVELEEGQYFDFD
- a CDS encoding mechanosensitive ion channel family protein; the protein is MLWRDFLNYEFLGNTVTNYLWFAGILLFGFLFKTMLSKLLSGLMFRVVKRFSQEDNLPVFRRLLLQPLEMLLFLVFLYFAFKSLDYPLDPTQAIRKNEPFLKTFMLRTYQVFVIVAVTWAVLRFVDFIAHMLSHRAERTSSKLDDQLVPFFKDFTKVFIAILSFLVMLGTVFGVNVAGLIAGLGVGGLAIAFAAKESIENLLASFTIFLDQPFVVGDLVQVADITGTVEKIGFRSTRIRTLEKSFVTLPNKFMIDKALDNLSLRTFRRANFMINLTYNTTSAQMRAIVRELQEYIDQHPSTNQDGRIRFSALSPSSKDVMVLYFVDTMDWNEYINVKEEINYKIVEIVERNGAQFAFPSQTVYLERKPAPEPAEAEQPMAAGFPATDLQ
- a CDS encoding Glu/Leu/Phe/Val dehydrogenase dimerization domain-containing protein, translated to MKDLLQKFENKRPEIVFEWKDAETEAEGWVVINSLRGGAAGGGTRMRKGLDKREVESLAKTMEVKFTVSGPTIGGAKSGINFDPADPRKRGVLERWYKAVIPLLKNYYGTGGDLNVDEIHEVIAITEDYGLWHPQEGIVNGHFNATEPQKINKIGQLRQGVIKVIEDPHFTPSTARKYTIADLITGFGVAEAVRHYYNIWGGTFEGKRAIIQGWGNVGAAAAYYLAAKGAVITGIIDRQGGLINEKGFTFDEITNLFLNRQGNALNPQGLLPFEEVNSRIWSLGAEIFIPAAASRLVTRPQLEQMIGSGLEVISSGANVPFQDPEIFFGPTGEFADHNVSVIPDFIANCGMARVFAYLMENEVEITDEAIFSDISDTIKRALEKTYRQNTLKTEIAKTSFEIALSQLL